In Porites lutea chromosome 7, jaPorLute2.1, whole genome shotgun sequence, a single window of DNA contains:
- the LOC140944480 gene encoding tetratricopeptide repeat protein 28-like → MALSAVFTDPSEAGDRAGAGRAYGDLGFAYQSLGDSQQAIEYHNQHISIAKEIGDRAAEGCGYGNLGDAYESLSEFQRAIEYHNQHLSIAKEVGNRACQGKALAKLGFAYSSLNEFQRAIEYNNKYLIIAKEVGDRAGQGQGYGILGNIYLLLGEYQRALEYTNKSLIFAKEDGNRAMEGEAYSVLGATYLNLNEFERAMECHKKHLSIANEVGDRRGKGHAYLNIGNVHNSLGDVPRAMEYYKQSLSNAEEIGDRDGQGHAYCHLGSCYAHLHDFKEAIECYKQHLRISEEIGDRKGEACAHVGLGQSFLHSYSLNEALEHFRCSVKVYDTIRASSISEDELKISFRTQHQFAYTHLWYVLVMLERNDEALYAAERGRAQALLDALKVTYGLTSLSPRSIESEEEVRNISRKTTVLTVFLALHLKTVNIWVLGKEGNPIFRQAEIEIGCEHEDSFTLLLDTVLKNIRDGVGIRCENRSMDKLSDDSTPSSTRDDNQTSEPSQETTDFLQPLYDAVLGPIEDLLDGDELIVVPDGALCLAPWAALRESLRIRMVPSLRSLEVITDSPCEYHSKSGALIVGDPCLEKVTNKWGNPIYEPLKYARMEVEMIGEILESQPLTGKDATKEAVLQRIAPVALVHIAAHGRKETGEIVLTPNPQSGSKPPTEEDYILKMSDIQAVRLRARLVVLSCPHSGQGKVSPEGVVGMARAFLFAGARSVLAALWAIDDEATMMFMKSFYQQLGSGESASVALQRAMKCLRDSHDFSAPRYWAPFVLIGDDVKIELKKNQ, encoded by the exons ATGGCACTCTCGGCTGTGTTTACAGATCCCTCG GAAGCTGGTGACAGAGCAGGTgcaggacgtgcctatggcgaTCTCGGCTTTGCTTACCAATCCCTCGGTGACtcccaacaagcaatagagtaccacaaccAGCACATCAGCATTGCCAAGGAAATTGGTGACAGGGCAGCAGAAGGATGTGGCTATGGCAATCTCGGTGATGCTTATGAATCCCTCAGCGAATTtcaacgagcaatagagtaccacaatcaGCACCTcagcattgccaaggaagttggtaACAGGGCATGTCAAGGCAAAGCCCTTGCCAAGCTCGGCTTTGCTTATAGCAGCCTTAATGAATTCCAAAGAGCAATAGAGTACAACAATAAATACCTCATCATTGCCAAAGAAGTTGGTGACAGGGCAGGGCAAGGGCAAGGCTATGGCATTCTCggcaatatttatttacttctCGGCGAATACCAACGAGCACTAGAGTACACCAATAAAAGCCTCATCTTTGCCAAGGAAGATGGTAACAGGGCAATGGAAGGCGAAGCCTATTCCGTTCTCGGCGCTACTTATCTCAATCTTAATGAGTTCGAACGAGCAATGGAGTGCCACAAGAAACACCTCAGCATTGCCAATGAAGTCGGTGACAGAAGAGGAAAAGGACATGCCTATTTAAACATCGGCAACGTTCATAATTCCCTCGGAGACGTGCCACGAGCAATGGAGTACTACAAGCAATCCCTGAGCAATGCCGAGGAAATCGGGGACAGGGATGGACAAGGACATGCCTATTGCCACCTCGGAAGTTGTTATGCACATCTCCACGATTTCAAGGAAGCAATAGAGTGTTACAAGCAACACCTGAGGATTTCCGAGGAAATCGGGGACAGGAAGGGAGAAGCGTGTGCCCATGTCGGTCTGGGTCAATCTTTTTTGCATTCATATTCCTTGAATGAGGCTTTAGAACATTTTAGATGCAGCGTAAAAGTCTATGACACTATTAGAGCCAGTTCTATCTCGGAAGATGaattgaaaataagtttccGTACGCAACATCAATTTGCCTATACTCATTTATGGTACGTTTTAGTAATGCTTGAAAGGAATGATGAGGCTTTATACGCTGCTGAGAGGGGACGGGCACAGGCTTTGCTCGATGCCTTAAAAGTAACTTATGGCCTTACATCACTTTCTCCCAGGTCAATTGAATCTGAAGAAGAAGTCAGAAATATTTCAAGGAAGACAActgttttaacagtttttctgGCCCTTCATTTGAAAACAGTCAATATCTGGGTGTTGGGAAAAGAGGGCAACCCTATTTTTAGGCAAGCAGAGATAGAAATTGGTTGTGAACACGAAGATTCCTTTACTCTCCTTTTAGACactgttttgaaaaacattAGGGATGGCGTCGGTATTAGGTGCGAAAATCGGTCAATGGATAAGCTGAGTGATGACTCAACTCCCTCAAGTACTCGAGACGACAATCAAACATCGGAGCCATCACAGGAGACCACCGACTTTTTACAGCCATTATATGATGCAGTTCTTGGTCCCATTGAAGACTTGCTTGATGGTGATGAACTAATTGTAGTCCCCGATGGTGCTTTGTGCTTAGCTCCCTGGGCAGCCTTAAGAGAATCGTTAAGAATCCGTATGGTTCCCTCACTGAGAAGTTTGGAAGTCATCACAGATTCGCCATGTGAATACCACAGTAAAAGTGGAGCCTTAATTGTCGGAGACCCATGTTTGGAGAAAGTTACAAATAAGTGGGGCAACCCCATTTATGAGCCGCTGAAGTACGCAAGAATGGAAGTGGAGATGATTGGAGAAATTCTAGAGAGTCAACCTTTAACAGGTAAAGATGCAACCAAAGAAGCGGTACTTCAGAGAATCGCGCCAGTTGCTTTGGTTCACATCGCAGCCCACGGAAGGAAGGAGACTGGAGAAATTGTTTTGACTCCAAACCCCCAATCGGGATCCAAGCCTCCTACGGAGGAGGACTATATTTTGAAAATGTCTGACATACAAGCTGTTAGGCTGAGAGCCAGGCTTGTTGTGCTCAGTTGCCCCCACAGTGGTCAAGGAAAGGTATCGCCTGAGGGTGTGGTCGGTATGGCGCGTGCTTTTTTGTTTGCTGGTGCTCGTTCCGTGCTGGCGGCGCTTTGGGCAATCGATGACGAAGCCACAATGATGTTTATGAAGTCTTTCTACCAACAACTTGGAAGTGGAGAAAGTGCAAGTGTTGCTCTTCAGAGGGCCATGAAATGTCTTCGAGACTCCCACGATTTTTCTGCCCCGAGGTACTGGGCTCCATTTGTTCTGATTGGTGATGATGTTAAGattgaattaaagaaaaatcaATGA